The bacterium DNA segment CAATTCCAACAGCGACCAGGAAAATGCTTTGTAGCCTTCGTTGCATGGCACTGTAAACACAATCCACGTCCGTTGAACTTTAATAACTGTACGTTCGGACTGCCATGAGGACGATGACAGCTGGTACATGGCTGGGTATAGCCGTTTACCGTCGGGTCGTGCTCATGAATGAATGGTCCGCGTTTGTCCCGATGGCAAGTGTCAGTGCATGTCTTCTTTTCATCTTTTTTAAGCAATCCCTCATCGGTACCGCCGTGAACGTTATGGCAATCTGAACAATCCATCTTGCCTTCCTTTAAAGGGTGGTGCGAGTTCTGAAGGAACTGACCGCGAACCGTCTTATGACATTCATAGCAGACTTCATGCTTCGATTTAACCAGCATTAGCGGGTTATCTACTTTTGCATGGACTTTGTGACAATTGGAACAGCGAACCTTCGCAAGTGAGTGTATGCTTACCTGCCAATCATGCTTTCTAATCTTATTGGCATGACACTTGAGACAGACCTCACTGCTTTGGCGTGCGTTGACTTTGTCAGGGTTTAAAATATGTTCGGGAGCATCCTCTACGTGAAGACTTCCAGGGCCA contains these protein-coding regions:
- a CDS encoding DmsE family decaheme c-type cytochrome, whose amino-acid sequence is MKHVQEWAVIASLATVGLFVMGLAPTKSEDTNTPNNTIDVVKSSETVPNKESVKTSPPTEKAEYVGTDTCLACHEDRLGEGWLKLPHGRFLMDPSRKSEVKGCEECHGPGSLHVEDAPEHILNPDKVNARQSSEVCLKCHANKIRKHDWQVSIHSLAKVRCSNCHKVHAKVDNPLMLVKSKHEVCYECHKTVRGQFLQNSHHPLKEGKMDCSDCHNVHGGTDEGLLKKDEKKTCTDTCHRDKRGPFIHEHDPTVNGYTQPCTSCHRPHGSPNVQLLKFNGRGLCLQCHATKATKHFPGRCWNCHTHTHGSNVDPKFLQ